In Archangium violaceum, the following are encoded in one genomic region:
- a CDS encoding transcriptional regulator, which produces MRHPLPCCVILAPDADESLRSLLSDVLGDMGIALCAAGDAVRPDVVLALVQREDSVSKVLKVAGNEAGAAPVFVMLPFEDERLRRLALSLGASGCYALGTPLELLKGLLRNVVGRLPRSRGVSDVAGMQGERGRHDDGA; this is translated from the coding sequence ATGCGCCACCCCTTGCCGTGCTGCGTCATCCTCGCGCCAGACGCGGATGAGTCGCTGCGCTCGTTGTTGAGCGACGTGCTGGGCGACATGGGCATCGCCCTGTGTGCCGCGGGTGACGCGGTGCGGCCGGACGTGGTGCTCGCGCTGGTGCAGCGCGAGGACAGCGTGTCCAAGGTGTTGAAGGTGGCCGGGAATGAGGCGGGTGCCGCTCCTGTCTTCGTGATGCTGCCCTTCGAGGACGAGCGGTTGCGGCGCCTGGCGCTCAGCCTGGGCGCGAGTGGCTGTTACGCGCTGGGCACGCCGCTGGAGCTGTTGAAGGGCCTGTTGCGCAATGTGGTGGGCAGGTTGCCCCGTTCGCGAGGGGTCTCGGACGTCGCGGGTATGCAGGGTGAACGCGGGAGGCACGATGATGGAGCGTGA
- a CDS encoding sensor protein KdpD, which translates to MTRRRAEDFLELVARGRRGRLKLYIGFAAGVGKTYRMLEESHALGKRGVDVVLGFVETHGRSETAALVEGLEVVPRQVFTYRDVAVEEMDLDAVLARKPQVAVVDELAHTNVPLCRNRKRYQDVEELLAAGINVIGAFNVQHLESLNDLVDRATGIRVRETIPDSFLKSADQVVNLDLAVEDLHERLRAGRIYAPDKVQRALEGFFQQENLSTLRELALREVAESLDRATGSRTRAGAEPQQMGGGWGRLMVALSSSPPHAATLLRRGSRMAGRLNTDWFVVYVETPGEAPHLIDAEAQRHLLANIEMARELGAEVVRLKGKDPVAALLDFARSHGVGHIIVGRSRQPWWKRVMGLASDVRLLREGEGFDIHVVSFEAPREERRP; encoded by the coding sequence GTGACACGACGGCGTGCCGAGGACTTCCTCGAGCTGGTCGCGCGCGGCCGTCGCGGGCGGCTGAAGCTGTACATCGGCTTCGCCGCCGGCGTGGGCAAGACGTACCGCATGCTCGAGGAGTCCCACGCGCTCGGGAAGCGAGGGGTGGACGTGGTGCTCGGTTTCGTCGAGACACACGGCCGCTCGGAGACGGCCGCGTTGGTGGAGGGGTTGGAGGTGGTGCCGCGCCAGGTCTTCACCTACCGGGACGTGGCGGTGGAGGAGATGGACCTGGACGCGGTGCTGGCGCGCAAGCCCCAGGTGGCGGTGGTGGACGAGCTGGCCCACACCAACGTGCCCCTGTGCCGCAACCGCAAGCGCTACCAGGACGTGGAGGAGTTGCTCGCCGCGGGCATCAACGTCATCGGTGCCTTCAACGTGCAGCACCTGGAGAGCCTCAATGACCTCGTCGATCGCGCCACCGGCATCCGCGTGCGCGAGACGATTCCCGACAGCTTCCTCAAGAGCGCCGACCAGGTGGTGAACCTGGACCTGGCGGTGGAGGATCTGCACGAGCGGCTGAGGGCGGGAAGAATCTACGCGCCGGACAAGGTGCAGCGCGCGCTGGAGGGCTTCTTCCAGCAGGAGAACCTCTCCACGCTGCGCGAGCTGGCGCTGCGCGAGGTGGCCGAGAGCCTGGACCGGGCCACGGGCAGCCGGACCCGCGCGGGCGCGGAGCCGCAGCAGATGGGGGGAGGCTGGGGCCGGTTGATGGTGGCGCTCTCCAGCAGTCCTCCGCACGCGGCGACGCTGCTACGACGCGGCTCGCGCATGGCGGGCCGGCTCAACACCGACTGGTTCGTGGTCTACGTGGAGACGCCCGGCGAGGCACCGCACCTCATCGACGCCGAGGCACAGCGCCACCTGCTGGCCAACATCGAGATGGCCCGGGAGCTGGGCGCGGAGGTGGTGCGGCTCAAGGGCAAGGATCCGGTGGCGGCGCTGCTGGACTTCGCGCGCTCGCACGGGGTGGGCCACATCATCGTGGGCCGCTCGCGGCAGCCGTGGTGGAAGCGGGTGATGGGGCTCGCGTCGGACGTGCGGTTGTTGCGCGAGGGGGAGGGGTTCGACATCCACGTGGTGTCCTTCGAGGCGCCGCGCGAGGAGCGCCGGCCATGA
- a CDS encoding DUF6232 family protein yields MMERESWPVAQPRPRSVLRLVPSLPPEPCTASGERVLVAADGLRLTSERLEVGGSSWRLEELRGFGTRHEAPGFRVPLLIGAGAALVVPMLLLQPGSFRVTVALLVATALVFASIVWLVVAADTYWLTVRTSEGERQVLRSQDHQLFARVVEALGEVLERPEPRPVAPTPGVPARRLALVR; encoded by the coding sequence ATGATGGAGCGTGAGTCCTGGCCGGTGGCGCAGCCGCGCCCCAGGTCCGTGCTGAGGTTGGTTCCTTCCCTACCGCCGGAGCCGTGTACCGCCTCGGGCGAGCGGGTGCTGGTGGCGGCGGATGGCCTTCGGCTGACGAGCGAGCGACTGGAGGTGGGGGGCAGCTCCTGGCGGCTCGAGGAGCTGCGAGGATTCGGCACGCGCCACGAGGCCCCCGGCTTCCGGGTGCCGCTGCTCATTGGCGCGGGAGCGGCGCTGGTGGTGCCGATGCTGCTGCTGCAACCGGGCTCGTTCCGGGTGACGGTCGCGCTGCTGGTGGCCACGGCGCTCGTCTTCGCCTCCATCGTCTGGCTGGTGGTGGCCGCCGACACCTACTGGCTGACCGTGCGCACCTCCGAGGGCGAGCGGCAGGTGCTCCGCAGCCAGGATCATCAGCTCTTCGCCCGGGTGGTGGAGGCGCTGGGCGAGGTGCTCGAGCGGCCCGAGCCGAGGCCCGTGGCGCCCACGCCCGGAGTGCCGGCACGCCGGCTGGCCCTGGTGCGCTGA
- the kdpA gene encoding potassium-transporting ATPase subunit KdpA, translating to MTLIGWSQILLFFALVLALTKPLGSYLFRVFEAPHQPLPKVLGPVERFLLRLCGGGEALREQTWGRYALALLAFSLFSMLVTYGILRLQHVLPLNPQGFPAVGPELAFNTAASFTTNTNWQSYAGESTLSYLSQMAGLAWQNFVSAAAGMGVALALARGFTRRPGPEGQKTLGNFWVDLVRGTLYVLLPLCVVYALFLVSQGVLQNLAPYRELTTLEGVKQTLAMGPVASQEAIKMLGTNGGGFFNANSAHPFENPTPLTNLVQMLSIFAIPAALTYTYGKMTGDTRQGWALFAAMSLLFFAGVTAAYAAESQANPAVAAAQVAREGNLEGKETRFGVAASALFATVTTDASCGAVNSMHDSFTALGGLVPLVNIQLGEVIFGGVGAGLYGILVMVVLAVFIAGLMVGRTPEYLGKKIEAREMTLAMLYVLIFPLVILGLSAVAVVLPQGLSSLGNAGPHGLSEILYAYTSGTGNNGSAFAGLNANTPFWNITLGVAMLAGRFLMILPVLAIAGSMVGKKVVAPGPGTFPTHGALFTGLLVSVVVIVGALTFFPALSLGPIVEHSLGQAGKVF from the coding sequence ATGACACTCATCGGTTGGTCGCAGATCCTCCTCTTCTTCGCGCTGGTGCTCGCGCTGACGAAGCCGCTGGGCAGCTACCTCTTCCGCGTCTTCGAGGCGCCCCACCAGCCCCTGCCGAAGGTGCTCGGGCCCGTGGAGCGCTTCCTGCTGCGGCTGTGCGGCGGCGGGGAGGCGCTGCGTGAGCAGACGTGGGGGCGGTACGCGCTGGCGCTGCTCGCCTTCAGCCTGTTCAGCATGCTCGTCACCTACGGAATCCTGCGGCTGCAGCACGTGCTGCCACTCAACCCCCAGGGCTTCCCGGCGGTGGGGCCGGAGCTGGCCTTCAACACGGCCGCCAGCTTCACCACCAACACCAACTGGCAGTCCTACGCGGGCGAGTCCACCCTGAGCTACCTCAGCCAGATGGCGGGGCTGGCCTGGCAGAACTTCGTGTCCGCGGCGGCGGGCATGGGCGTGGCGCTGGCGCTCGCGCGCGGCTTCACCCGGCGTCCCGGCCCCGAGGGCCAGAAGACGCTGGGCAATTTCTGGGTGGACCTCGTGCGCGGCACCCTCTACGTGCTGCTGCCCCTCTGTGTCGTCTATGCGCTCTTCCTGGTGTCGCAGGGCGTGCTGCAGAACCTCGCGCCCTACCGCGAGCTGACCACGCTGGAGGGCGTGAAGCAGACGCTGGCCATGGGCCCGGTGGCCTCGCAGGAGGCCATCAAGATGCTGGGCACCAACGGCGGCGGCTTCTTCAACGCCAACAGCGCCCACCCCTTCGAGAACCCCACGCCGCTCACCAACCTGGTGCAGATGCTCTCCATCTTCGCGATTCCCGCCGCCCTCACGTACACGTACGGGAAGATGACGGGGGACACGCGGCAGGGCTGGGCCCTCTTCGCGGCCATGAGCCTGCTCTTCTTCGCGGGGGTGACCGCCGCCTACGCCGCCGAGTCCCAGGCCAACCCCGCCGTGGCCGCCGCCCAGGTGGCGCGGGAGGGAAACCTGGAGGGCAAGGAGACGCGCTTCGGTGTCGCGGCCTCGGCGCTCTTCGCCACCGTCACCACGGATGCGAGCTGCGGCGCGGTCAACTCCATGCATGACAGCTTCACCGCGCTCGGCGGGCTGGTGCCCCTGGTCAACATCCAGCTCGGCGAGGTCATCTTCGGCGGCGTGGGCGCCGGCCTCTACGGCATCCTCGTCATGGTGGTGCTCGCCGTCTTCATCGCCGGCCTCATGGTGGGCCGCACGCCCGAGTACCTGGGCAAGAAGATAGAGGCGAGGGAGATGACGCTCGCCATGCTGTACGTGCTCATCTTCCCGCTCGTCATCCTCGGGCTGAGCGCGGTGGCGGTGGTGCTTCCCCAGGGCCTGTCCTCGCTCGGCAACGCGGGGCCGCACGGCCTGTCGGAGATCCTCTACGCGTACACGAGCGGCACGGGGAACAACGGCAGTGCCTTCGCCGGACTCAACGCCAACACACCCTTCTGGAACATCACCCTGGGCGTGGCCATGCTCGCCGGGCGCTTCCTGATGATTCTCCCCGTGCTGGCCATCGCCGGCTCCATGGTGGGCAAGAAGGTGGTGGCTCCCGGCCCCGGGACGTTCCCCACCCACGGCGCCCTCTTCACCGGCCTGCTGGTGAGCGTGGTCGTCATCGTCGGCGCGCTCACCTTCTTCCCCGCGCTTTCCCTCGGCCCCATCGTCGAGCACTCGCTCGGCCAGGCCGGAAAGGTGTTCTGA
- the kdpF gene encoding K(+)-transporting ATPase subunit F, with translation MTFEYVSGAVLAVLLLVYLVHALLRPERF, from the coding sequence ATGACCTTCGAATACGTCTCCGGCGCCGTGCTCGCGGTGCTGCTCCTCGTCTACCTCGTCCATGCCCTGCTCCGTCCGGAGCGCTTCTAG
- the kdpB gene encoding potassium-transporting ATPase subunit KdpB, whose protein sequence is MASPSSKPSSLFEPALLGQATLDSLRKLNPREVARNPVMFVVWAGSVLTTVLVVKDLVTPGPTPTPPWFTVAVTLWLWFTVLFANFAEAVAEGRGKAQASALRKMRKDTTARRLVDGKEERVPAPDLRKDDRVVCEAGDLIPGDGEVVEGIASVDESAITGESAPVIRESGGDRSSVTGGTKVLSDRIVVRITADPGESFLDRMIGLVEGAARQKTPNEIALHILLVGLTIVFLLACVTLVPMALYSGVKLSGTAVVALLVCLIPTTIGGLLSAIGIAGMDRLLRKNVLAMSGRAVEAAGDVDTLLLDKTGTITLGNRMATELLPLPGVRMEDLAEASQLASLADETPEGRSIVVLVKDTYKMRPRELQSHQASFVPFTAQTRMSGCELVDPHPRSIRKGAVDAVIQHVASQGGAVPPELREMAARIGDAGGTPLAVADGARVLGIIHLKDVVKGGIKERFERFRAMGIRTVMITGDNPRTAGAIAREAGVDDFLAEATPEAKLALIRAEQAKGKLVAMTGDGTNDAPALAQADVGVAMNTGTQAAKEAGNMVDLDSNPTKLLEVVEVGKQLLMTRGTLTTFSIANDVAKYFAILPALFMGVFPEMAPLNVMGLSSPYSAILSAVIFNALIIIALIPLALRGVRYRPLGAAALLRRSLLIYGVGGVIVPFVGIKVIDVVLTAVGLV, encoded by the coding sequence ATGGCTTCCCCTTCGTCGAAACCGTCGTCGCTCTTCGAGCCGGCGCTGCTCGGGCAGGCCACCCTGGACAGCCTGCGCAAGCTGAATCCCCGCGAGGTGGCGCGCAACCCGGTGATGTTCGTGGTGTGGGCGGGCAGTGTGCTCACCACGGTGCTGGTGGTGAAGGACCTCGTCACGCCGGGGCCGACGCCCACGCCGCCGTGGTTCACCGTGGCGGTGACGCTGTGGCTGTGGTTCACCGTCCTCTTCGCCAACTTCGCCGAGGCGGTGGCGGAGGGGCGCGGCAAGGCCCAGGCCAGCGCGCTGCGCAAGATGCGCAAGGACACCACGGCCCGGCGTCTGGTGGACGGGAAGGAGGAGCGCGTGCCGGCCCCCGACCTGCGCAAGGACGACCGCGTGGTGTGCGAGGCGGGTGACCTCATCCCCGGCGACGGCGAGGTGGTGGAGGGCATCGCCAGCGTGGACGAGTCCGCCATCACCGGCGAGTCCGCCCCCGTCATCCGCGAGTCCGGTGGAGACCGCTCCTCCGTCACCGGCGGAACCAAGGTGTTGTCGGACCGCATCGTGGTGCGCATCACCGCCGACCCCGGCGAGTCCTTCCTGGACCGGATGATCGGTCTGGTGGAGGGCGCCGCGCGCCAGAAGACGCCCAACGAGATCGCCCTGCACATCCTCCTGGTGGGACTCACCATCGTCTTCCTGCTGGCATGCGTGACGCTGGTGCCGATGGCGCTCTACTCGGGGGTGAAGCTGTCGGGCACGGCGGTAGTGGCGCTGCTGGTGTGCCTGATTCCCACGACGATCGGTGGCCTGCTGTCGGCCATTGGCATCGCGGGCATGGACCGGCTGCTGCGCAAGAACGTGCTGGCCATGAGCGGCCGGGCGGTGGAAGCGGCGGGCGACGTGGACACGCTGCTGCTGGACAAGACGGGCACCATCACCCTGGGCAACCGCATGGCCACGGAGCTGCTGCCCCTGCCGGGCGTGCGGATGGAGGACCTGGCCGAGGCCTCGCAGCTCGCGAGCCTCGCGGACGAGACGCCCGAGGGCCGCTCCATCGTCGTGCTGGTGAAGGACACCTACAAGATGCGGCCGCGAGAATTGCAGTCACACCAGGCCTCCTTCGTGCCCTTCACGGCGCAGACGCGCATGAGCGGCTGCGAGCTCGTGGACCCGCACCCGCGCAGCATCCGCAAGGGCGCGGTGGACGCCGTCATCCAGCACGTGGCGTCGCAGGGTGGGGCCGTCCCGCCCGAGCTGCGCGAGATGGCGGCGCGCATCGGCGACGCGGGCGGCACGCCGCTGGCGGTGGCGGATGGCGCGCGCGTGCTGGGCATCATCCACCTGAAGGACGTGGTGAAGGGCGGCATCAAGGAGCGCTTCGAGCGCTTCCGCGCCATGGGCATCCGCACGGTGATGATTACCGGCGACAACCCGCGCACGGCGGGGGCCATCGCCCGCGAGGCCGGCGTGGACGACTTCCTCGCCGAGGCCACCCCCGAGGCCAAGCTGGCCCTCATCCGCGCCGAGCAGGCCAAGGGGAAGCTCGTGGCCATGACGGGAGATGGCACCAACGACGCGCCCGCGCTCGCCCAGGCGGACGTGGGCGTGGCGATGAACACCGGCACCCAGGCCGCCAAGGAGGCCGGCAACATGGTGGACCTGGACTCCAACCCCACCAAGCTGCTGGAGGTGGTGGAGGTGGGCAAGCAGCTCCTCATGACGCGCGGCACGCTCACCACCTTCTCCATCGCCAACGACGTGGCCAAGTACTTCGCCATCCTCCCCGCGCTCTTCATGGGCGTGTTCCCGGAGATGGCGCCGCTCAACGTCATGGGCCTGTCGTCGCCCTACAGCGCCATCCTCTCCGCCGTCATCTTCAACGCCCTCATCATCATCGCCCTCATTCCCCTGGCGCTCCGGGGCGTGCGCTACCGGCCCCTGGGCGCGGCGGCGCTCCTGCGGCGCAGTCTCCTCATCTACGGGGTGGGGGGCGTCATCGTCCCCTTCGTCGGCATCAAGGTCATCGACGTGGTGCTCACCGCCGTGGGCCTGGTCTGA
- a CDS encoding M90 family metallopeptidase, whose amino-acid sequence MSGLFRTFRRRRLLRRPFPPEWLDFLERRIPFWGGLAPESRPRFLDLLKVFAWEKEFIGAGGFSITDEVRVVVSATAVRLVLYLDLSYYDRLREIIVYPDTFRLPDRTGGVLGEAKNWGTVILSWRAVLAGLGDPRDGHSTAVHEFAHVLDREDGAFDGTPQLRQYSHYRAWASVMGEHFLKLREGRPVERQVLDDYGGLNEAEFFAVATESFFEKPRQMKDKTPELFEELKRFYGCDPTPGG is encoded by the coding sequence ATGTCCGGCCTCTTCCGCACCTTCCGACGGCGGCGCCTGCTGCGCCGCCCCTTCCCACCCGAGTGGCTCGACTTCCTCGAGCGGCGTATCCCCTTCTGGGGGGGACTCGCGCCGGAGTCGCGCCCGCGCTTCCTGGACCTGCTCAAGGTCTTCGCCTGGGAGAAGGAGTTCATCGGGGCGGGCGGCTTCTCCATCACCGATGAGGTGCGCGTGGTGGTGTCGGCCACGGCGGTGAGGCTGGTGCTGTACCTGGACCTCTCCTATTACGACCGGCTGAGGGAGATCATCGTCTACCCGGACACCTTCCGGCTTCCGGACCGGACGGGCGGGGTGCTCGGCGAGGCGAAGAACTGGGGCACCGTCATCCTGTCGTGGCGGGCGGTGCTGGCGGGCCTGGGAGATCCACGAGATGGCCACTCCACGGCCGTGCACGAGTTCGCCCACGTGCTGGACCGGGAGGATGGGGCCTTCGATGGGACGCCGCAGCTGCGCCAGTACTCCCATTACCGGGCGTGGGCGTCGGTGATGGGGGAGCACTTCCTGAAGCTGCGCGAGGGCCGGCCCGTCGAGCGTCAGGTGCTGGACGACTACGGAGGACTCAACGAGGCCGAGTTCTTCGCCGTGGCCACGGAGTCCTTCTTCGAGAAGCCGCGGCAGATGAAGGACAAGACGCCGGAGCTGTTCGAGGAGCTGAAGCGCTTCTACGGATGCGATCCGACACCTGGAGGGTGA
- a CDS encoding PTS sugar transporter subunit IIA, protein MRFTDFLAEGSIRSDLRVTDKAGVLHELAGMLAARTRAPRELLEEQLVTRERISSTAIGEGVAIPHCRFERLRQTIACIAVDREGVDFGARDGKPVRLFVTLVSPTSAPGTHLGVLARIAALLRDGRLRQALMEAPDAATIRALLVRAEDAYLATQARHDASQHVGSP, encoded by the coding sequence ATGCGCTTCACCGATTTCCTGGCGGAAGGCAGCATCCGTTCGGACCTGCGGGTCACGGACAAGGCGGGCGTGTTGCACGAGCTGGCCGGCATGCTCGCGGCGAGGACGAGGGCTCCGCGCGAGCTGCTCGAGGAGCAGCTCGTCACCCGGGAGCGCATCTCGAGTACCGCCATAGGCGAGGGGGTGGCCATCCCGCACTGCCGGTTCGAGCGGCTGCGGCAGACCATCGCCTGCATCGCGGTGGACCGCGAGGGCGTGGACTTCGGCGCTCGGGATGGGAAGCCGGTGCGACTCTTCGTGACGCTCGTGTCACCGACGAGCGCACCGGGCACGCACCTGGGGGTGCTCGCGCGCATCGCGGCGCTGCTGCGGGATGGACGCCTGCGTCAGGCCCTGATGGAGGCGCCCGACGCGGCCACCATCCGCGCGCTCCTGGTGCGAGCCGAGGACGCCTATCTGGCCACTCAGGCCCGCCACGACGCCTCCCAGCACGTCGGCAGTCCCTGA
- the kdpC gene encoding potassium-transporting ATPase subunit KdpC: MVSALVTALRASLVTLVLTGVLYPLAVTGLSQLLFPEEANGSLVTREKGQVVGSALIGQGFSRAGYFQPRPSAAGGGHDATASAGSNLGPTSQSLRDRAVAEAERLRRENPDAPGPVPAELVSASGSGLDPHLSPEAVRWQVPRVAHARGVEPGRILAVVEEHLEGRTFGILGEPRVNVLLLNLALDRQFGELPSARPSAAGAL; this comes from the coding sequence ATGGTCTCCGCACTCGTCACCGCCCTGCGCGCCTCGCTCGTCACCCTGGTGCTCACTGGCGTGCTCTACCCGCTGGCCGTCACCGGCCTGTCCCAGCTTCTCTTCCCGGAGGAGGCCAACGGCTCGCTCGTCACCCGTGAGAAGGGCCAGGTGGTGGGCAGCGCCCTCATCGGCCAGGGCTTCTCCCGGGCCGGCTACTTCCAGCCGCGCCCGTCCGCGGCCGGCGGCGGCCATGACGCCACCGCCTCCGCGGGCAGCAACCTGGGCCCCACCTCCCAGTCACTGAGAGACCGGGCCGTGGCCGAGGCCGAGCGCCTGCGCCGGGAGAACCCGGACGCTCCGGGGCCCGTGCCCGCCGAGCTCGTCTCCGCGTCCGGCTCGGGGTTGGATCCGCATCTGTCCCCCGAGGCCGTGCGCTGGCAGGTGCCCCGGGTGGCCCACGCTCGGGGCGTGGAGCCCGGGAGGATTCTCGCCGTGGTGGAGGAGCACCTCGAGGGCCGCACCTTCGGTATTCTGGGGGAACCTCGGGTGAACGTGCTCCTCCTCAACCTGGCGCTGGACCGGCAATTCGGTGAGCTCCCTTCGGCGCGGCCCTCGGCGGCGGGGGCGCTGTGA